The sequence ATTAAACCTGCTTTGATAACCGATACCAAAACCGGAGCCATAATTTGAACCAAACTTTGAATTGTATGAAACTTCAAAAATATCATAATGGGGTAAGATATATCTTTTATTCAAAGTAAGGTCGGAGTACTGATCTGATAATGTGGTTTCACTAATTCCGGTTTTGCCGGTGTACTCAATTGTACGTAAATTATTTTTAGGCACTGTCAAACGACCAACTTCGGTATCTAATATTAAACTCTCTGAGTCTTCAAAATAAATATTTCCCTCGAATCTTTTTCCATTGTTTAGATACGCAATAACTATTTCACCTCGTTCGGCATATTCACTTGAAATATATTCAATCTTAGATAATTCACTCTTAGGTATTGTAAGATTACCGGAATCAGTTTGCAGCATAATCATACTTAAACTTTTAGCCAGTAGTAAGCCCGAAACAACATTACCATTCTTCAGATATACGACAACCGGATCATTAATGACAAATTTATATCCACTTTCAGGATTAGAATTGAGTGATTTATCATCTTGATTTGTGCCCATTTTAATAAACGGATTAAAAGTAATGCTTTCTATATTCTGCCGGTCAATTTTTAATTGTCCGAGTTCATAATCCAGCAGCAAGTATTCAGGCTGTTCTTCAACAATTCTTCCGGCGATTACTTTGCTGTTCTTTAAAACAATGTTTACATCCTGTGCGAATGTACTTATAAAAAAAAGTGAGACAAAAATCATTGTAAAGAAAAAATATTGCTTAATCATTTATAAAATCTCCTATATTAAAATTTTATTCGGCAAAAAAATTATTTACCAAACTGTATGAATTTACTTGAGCAGGAAGCTCTGTTCCATCTTCAAATTTGTTTTTATCTTTACTGTAAACACCCACCCACCAGTAATACACCCTGGAAGATTCTAGCGCCGCTCCGTTATAGCTGATTTCAGTATTTGTTATTTTACCCGAAGACCAGAAAACATCGGAAAAAGGTCCGTTGCCAACAAAGACTTCATAATTGACAGCGTTACTCACTGCTTCAAACTTAAAAGTACGAGGGTCACCAAATCGTGAATTATTTGCAGGGCTGACTAAAATTGGGCTTGATAATATTATATCAGTTCCAGCCTTACTTGGCAGGCTTATTTTAAAACCTTTATCTACTGCTGTAATTTTATAATAATATCTCTGATTTATCTGAACAGATTTATCCACATAAATTGCGATGTCCGTAGAATCAAGGAAGCTTAAAACATCAGGGACAAAAGAGGAATCTAAACCCCGATAAATCATATAGTTTTTAAGGTCACCTATATCAGGCGGGATCCAGCTTATTCCTACCTCCAATGCTCCGAGCAAAGAATTGTTATATCCCTGTACTAATAATCTGCTTGGCGGCTGTGGCGCTGAAAGATTAAGCGGTTGAATATCTATAATATTAGTAGGCAAACTTTCATTACCTGCAAAATCTATTGCGGTGAGGTAATAATAATATGTCGAATCATATTCCAAAAAGCGATCTAAGAATTCGGTTTGATTTAAACTTGCAAGTAATTTAAATGAGTCAATGTTATTAATAGAGCGATATAACTGATAAGCCTGGATATCAATCTCAGTGTTTTTTTCCCAGCGGAAATGTACCTGCCCATCACCTCCACCTAAAAGAATAAAGTTTTTTGGAGAATCCGGTGGAAATACATCCGCAGGAGCTGTTATTTCCGAGCAGCTTATAAGAGGAAATGTTACAAGGGAAAGGATTAGTAGAAGGTAAATTTTTGACTTCCTGTTCTTTCTTTCATTTATAAAATTTATTGAGTTTTTTTTCATGATGTTTTTTATTTCAATGAAATGATAATTTTGTTAAACTTTTGCTTTCATAGACCAATCTTGTGAATAGTTTTCAGTGAAGTTTTCTTTTTTTTCAATATTGCGAAAGACGATATACTCTAATATAATAATTTATATTGGCACTAATTATTCAATCTCATAGAATTTGTGTCAAAATTTTTATTTGTAACTTTATATTAAGAGTCAGCTATTGATTACAATGCACTAAACCGCAACAAAGACTTCCACAATTTGAATATAGATGATCAATAACAAAATTAGTTATAAAGATTGAGGCACCTATGATCGTTGCTAAGACTTGGATGAATGAGATACATACCTCGAAAGCTTAATAGGAAACTCGGCATGCGAAATTTTATATAGTAAAGTGATTTTAAGTTATGATATTCCAAAACAAAAAGGTGTCCTAATTGGACACCTTTTTCAGAAAATAACTTAGAATCGAATCTTAGCTTCTTGCTTTAGCTTCATTAACTACGATATTTCTTCCTTTTAATTCAGAATTATTCAATGCTTTTATAGCATTTTCTGCTTCTGAGGAATTCTCCATTTCAACAAATCCAAAACCTCTGGATCTGCCGGTGTCACGGTCTTTAACTACTTTTGCTGAAACAACGTTACCATGTGTTTCAAAAGTTGTTTGTAAAGTGTTGTCATCAACTGACCAAGGGAGTGATCCCACAAATAATTTAGTACTCACGAAAGAACCTCTAAAAAAATTAATAAATAAAAAGCCCCAACTATTGGGACAGACAAAGCTAAGTCCATTCATTGACATAACCAAATTAATTATGCGTTAATAGTCAAATAAATTTGACCCGCTGTCTTTGATTCGATGTATCAATACAGGAATTCATCATACAACTTCATTAGTGTTTCCAGTCTTTTTCGCTTTAATTATTCCTGAAAAATTGATTGAGTGTGTGATCAGGTCAACTGATGTTTTAATCATTACAAATAAAACTATGATGAAAAAATTTGTATCGGTTGAAAATATATCACCAAACGTTGTTGCAAATCCACCGAGTATGATGGTCATATGCATCGGAATAATCCGGGCGTATGGCGCAAACATTAGTTTGCCGATATTGGGTATTTCATCCGAAGGTTTAGTTCGTGAGGAGATAAATTCAATTAAATAACTAACGAAAAATATTACTCCAGAATAAAGTACGAAGTTTGAACCAGTGTTTGATGAGTCTTGTTGATTCATAGAGTAAAAACCGCCAATGAACATAGCATAAATAAAATGAAAAAATCCATAATGAAAAAGGAAGAACACAGCAGTAGAAATCTTTACTCTTTTTGTTGACTGAGCTTGCTCCCCTCCTTGCTTGAATCCTTCGGTTGAAAATTCTTTTAGGGAAATAATATTAATAAAATTAAATACTCCAATAATTACGCTTTGTCCCCAGTAAATCCATAAAACATCTGCAGCAGTTATGTCATCAATAAGCGCAATAAATATCACTGAAAGATTTGAAAATATCAACGACCACGTTGAGAATCTAAAAAAGTCTATACTTCGTAAAAGCATAGATAAGCTTAATGGAGACTTTTGACTGATCCTATTTTCTTTTTTGTTCATTTATAAACTAACTGCAAAAATTCAGAAAGTTATTTTTTCGGTGCTAAATATTTATTGAAGAGTAATAAACCAATGATAGTCAAAACTCCAATCATCGAAAAAATAAACCAGAGAGTTCCCGGCTGTTTTAATGTGTCAACAAAATAGACGTAAAGATTTGCACCGAGTATTCCGCCAATACCGCTGCCGATAACACCATAAAGAAATGAATAACCAAGATAGAGAGCTTTTTTATCTTCCGGTGCGATGAGTCCCACATAACTGATAAACTTTGGATGCGCTGTCATTTCACCAATTGAAAAAATAATTATCCCAAGCATAAATACCAGTGGATGAGTTGATATTGCAAGTATCCCCATCCCTACTGTACCAAGCCCGATGCCGGCTATCATAGTTGGCAGTGCTTTTTATTTTTAACAATATTGGAGACAAAAATCTGAAGGAGTATTATAGTCCCTGCATTGATTACAGTTACATGCTCGGCATCAAATTTCCAATTTGGATTTGCTATAAAAACTGACAGCAGTCCGTTCACTAAATTATTTATTGGCGTCATA is a genomic window of Ignavibacteriales bacterium containing:
- a CDS encoding RNA-binding protein, whose product is MSTKLFVGSLPWSVDDNTLQTTFETHGNVVSAKVVKDRDTGRSRGFGFVEMENSSEAENAIKALNNSELKGRNIVVNEAKARS